A genome region from Panicum virgatum strain AP13 chromosome 4K, P.virgatum_v5, whole genome shotgun sequence includes the following:
- the LOC120702070 gene encoding uncharacterized protein LOC120702070: MPPSSSLPTQLVCLRITFDEDSTSGAGVNGLERLTSLEELLIVRMFKWKQLRSLRELKVLTAGISVDNGEESNGDFVESVSHLDKLHHLTLTAVDGRITWEVAEPVLPPCVNPSGFPNLCHLDLMLEDMDEQDLRNLGVLPELRFLKLKLKGCSVSISNVNNGNNLVYFPKLRCLKLTDSMVLFVANREDNKNKVSLHLWDGESDILAVPDELKRPMPPFAASNGGNEEEPIYYGRRSTAAAGPRFMPSLRELHFRVYWQAAWDRGYLQNFRLDYLSTLREIQVGLWYLDRVGKMEALLKRTADDHPNRPALHILVGGSPGGRGKLLYQGRNGGMHA, from the coding sequence ATGCCACCGAGCAGCAGCTTGCCAACACAGCTGGTGTGCCTCCGTATTACATTTGACGAGGATTCCACTAGTGGTGCTGGGGTCAATGGGCTGGAGAGGTTGACATCCTTAGAGGAGCTGTTAATTGTTAGGATGTTTAAATGGAAGCAGCTACGGAGCCTGAGGGAGCTCAAGGTGCTCACTGCTGGTATTTCAGTGGATAATGGTGAGGAGAGCAACGGAGATTTTGTTGAGTCAGTAAGCCATCTTGACAAGCTCCATCATCTAACACTTACAGCTGTTGATGGTAGAATCACTTGGGAAGTGGCGGAACCTGTGCTCCCACCATGCGTCAACCCATCAGGCTTTCCTAACCTCTGCCACCTCGACTTGATGCTAGAAGACATGGATGAGCAGGACCTGAGAAACCTCGGCGTGCTGCCGGAGCTCCGTTTTCTTAAGCTGAAACTAAAAGGGTGCTCAGTCTCAATAAGCAATGTTAATAATGGCAATAATCTAGTCTACTTCCCAAAGCTGAGGTGCTTGAAACTGACGGATTCAATGGTCTTGTTTGTAGCCAACAGAGAAGACAATAAGAACAAGGTTTCGTTGCATCTGTGGGATGGAGAGAGCGACATCTTAGCCGTGCCTGATGAGCTGAAGAGGCCTATGCCGCCCTTTGCTGCCTCTAATGGCGGAAATGAGGAGGAACCCATTTATTATGGCAGAAgaagcacagcagcagcaggacctCGTTTCATGCCAAGCCTCCGAGAGCTTCATTTTCGAGTCTACTGGCAGGCAGCATGGGACCGTGGCTACTTGCAGAACTTCAGGTTGGATTACCTCTCGACCCTCCGGGAAATCCAAGTTGGTCTGTGGTACCTTGATAGGGTGGGGAAAATGGAGGCACTGCTCAAGCGCACCGCCGATGATCATCCTAACCGTCCTGCTCTGCACATTTTGGTTGGTGGTTCTCCGGGAGGGCGGGGAAAGTTGCTTTATCAAGGAAGAAATggtggcatgcatgcatga